A section of the Harmonia axyridis chromosome 2, icHarAxyr1.1, whole genome shotgun sequence genome encodes:
- the LOC123673274 gene encoding putative ankyrin repeat protein RF_0580 encodes MEDFKDLTESFIQDMIVNCGSHIPISYVYSYKKSKKSDISFQNYYLKELIKKRTRTRFSYKDYGIIFCLLCNGAQPFSTCELDDEITIYERVLQINDVYLIELFKCFINPQDVPCEKSLKLILNNFVDDEDSFLRRHTPLHMAATLPNANVTITLLNKKLCCEEKTTNEETPIFFAVKNNQMEQVKTLLKYGANLRARDINSNTVLHALCSEEGEINIELLEFLLNVGCDPNSFGKNSCTPLQMLAENGRINNALECAELLIRRGADVNLQNLHGDTVLHTLSYSCDESQFILFLELLLKSKADTNIVNHDNKTFLDELLLDCCHSRRHTILKHLILLDINGKYQFCVNPIHCDSLDVDFQKRSRKELLHLRSRKIAQFQSQPEYSLVRILSSTVREVSRLCWNQTLITAMSEFKERKFPIYGRELKCKFEAGLRLFLEQQAAHEFFTVVSKGKLNYYTIIEILKYIPVQEVGKCSLTST; translated from the exons ATGGAAGATTTTAAAGATCTAACAGAAAGTTTTATTCAAGACATGATTGTGAATTGTGGCTCTCATATTCCAATTTCTTATGTATATAgttataaaaaatcgaaaaagagtgatatttcttttcaaaattattatttaaaagaGTTGATTAAGAAGAGGACAAGAACAAGATTTTCCTACAAGGATTACGGAATTATATTCTGCTTGCTGTGTAATGGAGCACAACCTTTTTCAACATGTGAATTAGACGACGAAATAACAATTTATGAGAGAGTTCTACAGATCAATG atgtatatttgattgaactattcaaatgtttcattaatCCTCAAGACGTTCCATGTGAGAAgtctctgaaattaattttaaataatttcgttGATGATGAAGATTCCTTTTTGCGTCGACACACACCCTTGCACATGGCAGCCACATTGCCAAATGCGAACGTAACAATCACTCTTTTGAACAAGAAATTATGTTGTGAGGAGAAAACCACAAACGAGGAAACACCGATATTCTTTGCTGTGAAAAACAACCAGATGGAACAAGTGAAAACCCTTCTGAAATACGGAGCCAACCTCAGAGCGAGGGACATAAACAGCAATACAGTACTTCATGCATTATGTTCTGAAGAAGGAGAGATTAATATCGAActgttagaatttttattaaatgtcGGTTGTGACCCGAATTCATTTGGCAAAAATTCGTGTACCCCTTTACAGATGCTTGCTGAAAATGGAAGAATAAATAATGCATTGGAGTGTGCAGAATTACTGATCAGAAGAGGAGCTGATGTCAATTTGCAAAACCTTCACGGCGACACAGTTCTGCATACATTATCCTACTCTTGTGACGAATCCCAGTTCATTCTCTTTCTCGAATTACTGTTGAAGAGTAAAGCTGACACGAATATAGTCAATCATGACAACAAAACATTTTTGGATGAATTATTATTGGACTGCTGCCATTCTAGACGACATACTATTTTGAAACATCTGATTTTGTTAGATatcaatggaaaatatcaattctgtGTTAATCCAATTCATTGTGATTCGTTGGATGTCGATTTCCAGAAAAGGAGTAGAAAAGAATTGCTTCATTTACGGTCCCGCAAAATAGCTCAATTCCAATCACAACCGGAATATTCTCTGGTGAGAATACTAAGTTCGACTGTAAGGGAAGTGTCCAGATTGTGTTGGAATCAAACATTGATAACAGCCATGTCTGAATTCAAGGAAAGAAAATTCCCAATTTACGGTCGTGAActcaaatgcaaatttgaagctGGGTTAAGACTATTCCTGGAACAACAAGCAGCTCATGAATTTTTCACTGTCGTCTCTAAAGGAAAGCTCAATTATTATACCataatcgaaattttaaaatacatacCAGTACAAGAAGTGGGCAAATGTTCATTGACCTCGACCTAG
- the LOC123673085 gene encoding putative ankyrin repeat protein RF_0580, protein MIVNCGSHIPISYVYSYIKSKKSDISFQNYYLKELIKKRTRTRFSYKDYGIIFCLLCNGAQPFSTCELDDEITIYERVLQINDVYLIELFKCFINPQDVPCEKSLKLILNNFVDDEDSFLRRHTPLHMAATLPNANVTITLLNKKLCCEEKTTNEETPIFFAVKNNQMEQVKTLLKYGANLRARDINSNTVLHALCSEEGEINIELLEFLLNVGCDPNSFGKNSCTPLQMLAENGRINNALECAELLIRRGADVNLQNLHGDTVLHTLSYSCDESQFILFLELLLKSKADTNIVNHDNKTFLDELLLDCCHSRRHTILKHLILLDINGKYQFCVNPIHCDSLDVDFQKRSRKELLHLRSRKIAQFQSQPEYSLVRILSSTVREVSRLCWNQTLITAMSEFKERKFPIYGRELKCKFEAGLRLFLEQQAAHEFFTVVSKGKLNYYTIIEILKYIPVQEVGKCSLTST, encoded by the exons ATGATTGTGAATTGTGGCTCTCATATTCCAATTTCTTATGTATATAGTtatataaaatcgaaaaagagtgatatttcttttcaaaattattatttaaaagaGTTGATTAAGAAGAGGACAAGAACAAGATTTTCCTACAAGGATTACGGAATTATATTCTGCTTGCTGTGTAATGGAGCACAACCTTTTTCAACATGTGAATTAGACGACGAAATAACAATTTATGAGAGAGTTCTACAGATCAATG atgtatatttgattgaactattcaaatgtttcattaatCCTCAAGACGTTCCATGTGAGAAgtctctgaaattaattttaaataatttcgttGATGATGAAGATTCCTTTTTGCGTCGACACACACCCTTGCACATGGCAGCCACATTGCCAAATGCGAACGTAACAATCACTCTTTTGAACAAGAAATTATGTTGTGAGGAGAAAACCACAAACGAGGAAACACCGATATTCTTTGCTGTGAAAAACAACCAGATGGAACAAGTGAAAACCCTTCTGAAATACGGAGCCAACCTCAGAGCGAGGGACATAAACAGCAATACAGTACTTCATGCATTATGTTCTGAAGAAGGAGAGATTAATATCGAActgttagaatttttattaaatgtcGGTTGTGACCCGAATTCATTTGGCAAAAATTCGTGTACCCCTTTACAGATGCTTGCTGAAAATGGAAGAATAAATAATGCATTGGAGTGTGCAGAATTACTGATCAGAAGAGGAGCTGATGTCAATTTGCAAAACCTTCACGGCGACACAGTTCTGCATACATTATCCTACTCTTGTGACGAATCCCAGTTCATTCTCTTTCTCGAATTACTGTTGAAGAGTAAAGCTGACACGAATATAGTCAATCATGACAACAAAACATTTTTGGATGAATTATTATTGGACTGCTGCCATTCTAGACGACATACTATTTTGAAACATCTGATTTTGTTAGATatcaatggaaaatatcaattctgtGTTAATCCAATTCATTGTGATTCGTTGGATGTCGATTTCCAGAAAAGGAGTAGAAAAGAATTGCTTCATTTACGGTCCCGCAAAATAGCTCAATTCCAATCACAACCGGAATATTCTCTGGTGAGAATACTAAGTTCGACTGTAAGGGAAGTGTCCAGATTGTGTTGGAATCAAACATTGATAACAGCCATGTCTGAATTCAAGGAAAGAAAATTCCCAATTTACGGTCGTGAActcaaatgcaaatttgaagctGGGTTAAGACTATTCCTGGAACAACAAGCAGCTCATGAATTTTTCACTGTCGTCTCTAAAGGAAAGCTCAATTATTATACCataatcgaaattttaaaatacatacCAGTACAAGAAGTGGGCAAATGTTCATTGACCTCGACCTAG
- the LOC123673275 gene encoding putative ankyrin repeat protein RF_0580: MEDFKDLTESFIQDMIVNCGSHIPISYVYSYIKSKKSDISFQNYYLKELIKKRTRTRFSYKDYGIIFCLLCNGAQPFSTCELDDEITIYERVLQINDVYLIELFKCFINPQDVPCEKSLKLILNNFVDDEDSFLRRHTPLHMAATLPNANVTITLLNKKLCCEEKTTNEETPIFFAVKNNQMEQVKTLLKYGANLRARDINSNTVLHALCSEEGEINIELLEFLLNVGCDPNSFGKNSCTPLQMLAENGRINNALECAELLIRRGADVNLQNLHGDTVLHTLSYSCDESQFILFLELLLKSKADTNIVNHDNKTFLDELLLDCCHSRRHTILKHLILLDINGKYQFCVNPIHCDSLDVDFQKRSRKELLHLRSRKIAQFQSQPEYSLVRILSSTVREVSRLCWNQTLITAMSEFKERKFPIYGRELKCKFEAGLRLFLEQQAAHEFFTVVSKGKLNYYTIIEILKYIPVQEVGKCSLTST, from the exons ATGGAAGATTTTAAAGATCTAACAGAAAGTTTTATTCAAGACATGATTGTGAATTGTGGCTCTCATATTCCAATTTCTTATGTATATAGTtatataaaatcgaaaaagagtgatatttcttttcaaaattattatttaaaagaGTTGATTAAGAAGAGGACAAGAACAAGATTTTCCTACAAGGATTACGGAATTATATTCTGCTTGCTGTGTAATGGAGCACAACCTTTTTCAACATGTGAATTAGACGACGAAATAACAATTTATGAGAGAGTTCTACAGATCAATG atgtatatttgattgaactattcaaatgtttcattaatCCTCAAGACGTTCCATGTGAGAAgtctctgaaattaattttaaataatttcgttGATGATGAAGATTCCTTTTTGCGTCGACACACACCCTTGCACATGGCAGCCACATTGCCAAATGCGAACGTAACAATCACTCTTTTGAACAAGAAATTATGTTGTGAGGAGAAAACCACAAACGAGGAAACACCGATATTCTTTGCTGTGAAAAACAACCAGATGGAACAAGTGAAAACCCTTCTGAAATACGGAGCCAACCTCAGAGCGAGGGACATAAACAGCAATACAGTACTTCATGCATTATGTTCTGAAGAAGGAGAGATTAATATCGAACtgttag aatttttattaaatgtcGGTTGTGACCCGAATTCATTTGGCAAAAATTCGTGTACCCCTTTACAGATGCTTGCTGAAAATGGAAGAATAAATAATGCATTGGAGTGTGCAGAATTACTGATCAGAAGAGGAGCTGATGTCAATTTGCAAAACCTTCACGGCGACACAGTTCTGCATACATTATCCTACTCTTGTGACGAATCCCAGTTCATTCTCTTTCTCGAGTTACTGTTGAAGAGTAAAGCTGACACGAATATAGTCAATCATGACAACAAAACATTTTTGGATGAATTATTATTGGACTGCTGCCATTCTAGACGACATACTATTTTGAAACATCTGATTTTGTTAGATatcaatggaaaatatcaattctgtGTTAATCCAATTCATTGTGATTCGTTGGATGTCGATTTCCAGAAAAGGAGTAGAAAAGAATTGCTTCATTTACGGTCCCGCAAAATAGCTCAATTCCAATCACAACCGGAATATTCTCTGGTGAGAATACTAAGTTCGACTGTAAGGGAAGTGTCCAGATTGTGTTGGAATCAAACATTGATAACAGCCATGTCTGAATTCAAGGAAAGAAAATTCCCAATTTACGGTCGTGAActcaaatgcaaatttgaagctGGGTTAAGACTATTCCTGGAACAACAAGCAGCTCATGAATTTTTCACTGTCGTCTCTAAAGGAAAGCTCAATTATTATACCataatcgaaattttaaaatacatacCAGTACAAGAAGTGGGCAAATGTTCATTGACCTCGACCTAG
- the LOC123673615 gene encoding putative nuclease HARBI1, translating into MAFRRVYDLAFEDDDSDEEFVVRRPRWIREREDHFQNLDNADFEKRFRLSKKAALQILGSIEEQIEFANDKNNSVSPMNQLLCTLRYYATGCHQMTVADFTGISKSTAHRIIHRVSTAIASLRPLHITFPETQEEIRRTQTEFFGIASFPRVLGAIDCTHVKIKTPGGDNAELFRCRKGYFSLNVQAICNAKLEFTDIVARWPGSSHDSTIFRNCYRKAIFDDDRYGNAVLVGDSGYSCTKYFMTPFENCLNPAEQLYNESQIRTRNPVERMFGVWKRRFPVLSLGFRIDLDKVFPVIVATAVLHNVLRRRGEDVPPFDAEFEANLPAPWDVIIAQGDMGQNPIAVLGHPLNERRDYPEHRERRTMVHQYFTRLVMLERQRREIGRVVVEEHEEIAEDPHPEVRQDQ; encoded by the exons ATGGCCTTTCGACGAGTATATGATCTTGCCTTTGAAGATGATGATAGTGATGAAGAATTTGTCGTTCGACGTCCTCGATGGATCCGAGAAAGAGAAGATCATTTCCAAAATTTGGACAATGCGGATTTTGAGAAAAGATTCCGTCTCTCAAAAAAAGCTGCACTCCAAATACTGGGTTCAATTGAGGAACAAATTGAATTTGCAAACGACAA GAATAATTCTGTTTCTCCAATGAATCAGTTACTATGCACCTTACGATACTATGCTACTGGTTGTCACCAAATGACAGTTGCAGACTTCACTGGAATTAGTAAATCGACAGCCCACAGAATAATTCATCGAGTGAGTACTGCTATTGCCTCTCTCCGTCCACTGCATATAACATTCCCTGAAACTCAGGAGGAAATTCGAAGAACACAGACTGAATTTTTCGGAATTGCAAGCTTTCCAAGGGTTTTGGGTGCCATCGATTGCACTCATGTTAAAATTAAAACTCCAG GTGGTGATAATGCAGAGCTGTTTCGTTGCAGAAAGGGTTACTTTTCACTGAATGTTCAGGCTATATGCAATGCCAAACTTGAATTCACAGATATAGTTGCGAGGTGGCCTGGAAGTAGTCATGATTCCACCATATTCCGTAATTGCTATCGGAAAGCTATATTTGATGATGACAGATATGGAAATGCTGTCCTAGTAGGAGATAGTGGATATTCCTGTACCAAGTATTTCATGACtccttttgaaaattgtttgaaccCTGCGGAACAATTATACAACGAATCTCAAATCAGAACGAGAAACCCTGTGGAAAGAATGTTTGGAGTTTGGAAAAGACGCTTTCCTGTATTATCGTTAGGTTTTAGAATCGATTTGGATAAAGTATTTCCTGTAATAGTGGCAACGGCTGTACTTCATAATGTCCTACGAAGACGTGGGGAAGATGTCCCACCTTTTGATGCTGAGTTTGAAGCCAACCTACCAGCACCATGGGATGTTATAATAGCTCAGGGAGACATGGGACAAAATCCCATAGCAGTCTTAGGTCATCCATTGAACGAGAGGAGAGATTACCCTGAGCACCGAGAAAGACGTACTatggttcatcaatacttcacAAG GCTGGTAATGCTAGAGCGACAGCGCAGGGAAATTGGAAGGGTTGTAGTGGAAGAACATGAAGAGATTGCGGAAGATCCACATCCAGAAGTGAGGCAGGATCAATAG
- the LOC123673276 gene encoding putative ankyrin repeat protein RF_0381, which translates to MAATLPNANVTITLLNKKLCCEEKTTNEETPIFFAVKNNQMEQVKTLLKYGANLRARDINSNTVFHALCSEEGEINIELLEFLLNVGCDPNSFGKNSCTPLQMLAENGRINNALECAELLIRRGADVNLQNLHGDTVLHTLSYSCDESQFILFLELLLKSKADTNIVNHDNKTFLDELLLDCCHSRRHTILKHLILLDINGKYQFCVNPIHCDSLDVDFQKRSRKELLHLRSRKIAQFQSQPEYSLVRILSSTVREVSRLCWNQTLITAMSEFKERKFPIYGRELKCKFEAGLRLFLEQQAAHEFFTVVSKGKLNYYTIIEILKYIPVQEVGKCSLTST; encoded by the coding sequence ATGGCAGCCACATTGCCAAATGCGAACGTAACAATCACTCTTTTGAACAAGAAATTATGTTGTGAGGAGAAAACCACAAACGAGGAAACACCGATATTCTTTGCTGTGAAAAACAACCAGATGGAACAAGTGAAAACCCTTCTGAAATACGGAGCCAACCTCAGAGCGAGGGACATAAACAGCAATACAGTCTTTCATGCATTATGTTCTGAAGAAGGAGAGATTAATATCGAActgttagaatttttattaaatgtcGGTTGTGACCCGAATTCATTTGGCAAAAATTCGTGTACCCCTTTACAGATGCTTGCTGAAAATGGAAGAATAAATAATGCATTGGAGTGTGCAGAATTACTGATCAGAAGAGGAGCTGATGTCAATTTGCAAAACCTTCACGGCGACACAGTTCTGCATACATTATCCTACTCTTGTGACGAATCCCAGTTCATTCTCTTTCTCGAATTACTGTTGAAGAGTAAAGCTGACACGAATATAGTCAATCATGACAACAAAACATTTTTGGATGAATTATTATTGGACTGCTGCCATTCTAGACGACATACTATTTTGAAACATCTGATTTTGTTAGATatcaatggaaaatatcaattctgtGTTAATCCAATTCATTGTGATTCGTTGGATGTCGATTTCCAGAAAAGGAGTAGAAAAGAATTGCTTCATTTACGGTCCCGCAAAATAGCTCAATTCCAATCACAACCGGAATATTCTCTGGTGAGAATACTAAGTTCGACTGTAAGGGAAGTGTCCAGATTGTGTTGGAATCAAACATTGATAACAGCCATGTCTGAATTCAAGGAAAGAAAATTCCCAATTTACGGTCGTGAActcaaatgcaaatttgaagctGGGTTAAGACTATTCCTGGAACAACAAGCAGCTCATGAATTTTTCACTGTCGTCTCTAAAGGAAAGCTCAATTATTATACCataatcgaaattttaaaatacatacCAGTACAAGAAGTGGGCAAATGTTCATTGACCTCGACCTAG